The Sphingobacteriales bacterium nucleotide sequence TGCTATCGCTTCTAATTTTATTGAAGTTTGTGATATTGATACATTAAAAGAAATTATCTTAAACTATAAACAAAATTATGATCAACTTTTTATTTTAGGTGGTGGTAGCAATATATTATTTACAAAAGATGTAGAAGGTCTTACCATAAAAAACAATATAAAAGGAATTAATATTGTACATGTGAATGAAACTGAAATTGAATTAGAAGTAAAATCAGGAACTATTTGGCATGATTTAGTAACTTATGCAGTAAACAATGGATACCAAGGAATAGAGAACTTAGCATTGATTCCAGGAACAGTAGGAGCGGCGCCTATGCAAAATATTGGTGCGTATGGTGTTGAAATTTGTGATGTACTTACAAGTGTACATGCAATAGATTTATCAGATGGCAAAAGTAAAATATTCAACAATAAAGATTGCAAATTTGGATATAGAGAAAGTATTTTCAAAAATATTGAAAAGAATAAATATTTTATATATTCAATAAACATACTATTAAAAAAGAAAGATTACAACATAAATATTGAATATGGTGATATAAAAAATATATTGCTAAAAAATGGAATAACTGATATTGCAATCAAAGATATATATAATGCTGTGATTGAAATAAGAAGTAGCAAACTGCCCAATCCAAAGGAACTTGGCAATGCTGGAAGTTTTTTTAAAAATCCAGAAATAGATAATACTTTATTGCAAAAATTATTATTACAATATCCAAATATGCCTCACTATCTTTTAGAAAATGGAAATTATAAAATTCCTGCTGCTTGGCTTATTGAGCAAAGTGATTTTAAAGGAAAAATTGTTGGAAATACAGGCAATCATTCTAAACAAGCTTTGGTAATTGTAAATTATGGTAATGCAAGTGGTGATGAAATTTTAAATCATGCATATCATGTTATCAATATTGTATTGGATAAATTTAAAATACAACTATCACCTGAAGTAAATATATTGTAATACTTCATTTGTGTAATAAATAAGTCAACTTTTGTGTCAACTTATTTCAGGACTATTCACAACAAGACATAAAAAAAGCCGAAGCAATTGCTTCGGCTTTTTGATGCTTATTTTTCAACCTTACTGTTTCATAAATGGAACAGTACTAAAGTTTGATTTATCGCCAATTTGCAGATAGTATATACCTTTGCTTAATTCATTAACATCAAATTGATAGTTTTTAGTATTGTTTGGTAATTGTTCTTGTATCATAACTCTACCAACCATATCAACAATTCTAATTTGAGTTTCATTATTCAAATACTGCTCAAACTGAATGTTTAATTTACCATTGATAACTGGATTAGGATAAACCTTGAAAGCAGTTTCTTTATTAGATTTTATACCAGTAGAAAAATCTGTAGTTGTAGAATCTCTTTTTACACTTGTTCTTCTAATTTTAATTGTACCACTACATTCGTTGTAAGGGAAAACCCAAAAATGATATTTCGTATTTGCCAATAATCCAGATGCACTAAAAGTTGTATCAGTTGACGATGCAACTTTCAATACAGTTGCTTGTTGAGTTCCAGTACCTAATATCTGACCAGAAGTATACTGAACATTTGTATCTCTTGGGAATGCAATAAATCCATTTGTACTATATACAACAATATAACCAGTAGGAGATGGCGTTACCTTAGAAAAACTACCACTAATGCTACTTGAGGTTACATTTGTAAATGATACTGTTGCAACTGAAGATGCTGGAGCTGCACATGTTGTACCAGTTGTGTAGGTATCACTTTTATTTACATTATTTATAATTAAATTCCTATAGTTATTACCAAATCCTGCACAGTTATTATATGGTATTACTGCAATATAATATCTAGTTGATGAATCTAAGCCTGTGATCGTAAATGTTGTATCATTTCTATTTGTAGATATAAAACCAACTCTTGCAGAATCTGTAGCCAATACTTTTTGACCAACAGTGTATGTTGTAGAATCTTTTAAAAATGGTATATTAAACACTTTACTATAAATTACAACATAACCTGAAACACTACCAAAT carries:
- the murB gene encoding UDP-N-acetylmuramate dehydrogenase — translated: MLAIQKNIQLQPYNTFGINAIASNFIEVCDIDTLKEIILNYKQNYDQLFILGGGSNILFTKDVEGLTIKNNIKGINIVHVNETEIELEVKSGTIWHDLVTYAVNNGYQGIENLALIPGTVGAAPMQNIGAYGVEICDVLTSVHAIDLSDGKSKIFNNKDCKFGYRESIFKNIEKNKYFIYSINILLKKKDYNINIEYGDIKNILLKNGITDIAIKDIYNAVIEIRSSKLPNPKELGNAGSFFKNPEIDNTLLQKLLLQYPNMPHYLLENGNYKIPAAWLIEQSDFKGKIVGNTGNHSKQALVIVNYGNASGDEILNHAYHVINIVLDKFKIQLSPEVNIL
- a CDS encoding T9SS type A sorting domain-containing protein, yielding MGRKVFGTNGDACGLYADCNQPTAVPTNLTFTSVTKNSISGKFNKPVGGASGYIVIYRKTNSFLPVPKDSVTYSVGQTISDSNSNVAIVADTSINANDTTFTITGLDSSSTYYVAVVPFNQCDYGKNYLTSFTNNVNKNDTVTAGIIATPCGDPTQLPTNLVFTSVTNNSISGTFNQSAGGADGYLVLYRKNNFNMAIPRDSQAYVIGNIITQVNGTYTDTSIVGDISSNATDTTFTISGLDSSSTYWIAVIPFNNCTFGRSYRSLIITNVNKNDTITTGVNTTPCAEPSSLPDTVIFGTITNSSISGTFGKSFGSVSGYVVIYSKVFNIPFLKDSTTYTVGQKVLATDSARVGFISTNRNDTTFTITGLDSSTRYYIAVIPYNNCAGFGNNYRNLIINNVNKSDTYTTGTTCAAPASSVATVSFTNVTSSSISGSFSKVTPSPTGYIVVYSTNGFIAFPRDTNVQYTSGQILGTGTQQATVLKVASSTDTTFSASGLLANTKYHFWVFPYNECSGTIKIRRTSVKRDSTTTDFSTGIKSNKETAFKVYPNPVINGKLNIQFEQYLNNETQIRIVDMVGRVMIQEQLPNNTKNYQFDVNELSKGIYYLQIGDKSNFSTVPFMKQ